A genome region from Ralstonia solanacearum K60 includes the following:
- a CDS encoding HAD family hydrolase, whose product MTEVSHSAPADRRFDAILFDCDGVLVDSEHLVNRLIWQMLNELGIDISLEDSTQRFLGKAIREELDAIAAMRGAPLPPDWLSAFHARRNALLGAEVEAVPHVAQAIEALSALGVPMAVASGADRAKVELQLNRTGLIHRFQPADARIFSATEVARSKPAPDVYLLAAHRLGVAPSRCVVIEDSPTGVTAGHTAGMTVLAYAGRNAPGPLMAAGATHTFTDMRHLPALLA is encoded by the coding sequence ATGACTGAAGTCTCCCACTCCGCTCCCGCCGACCGCCGCTTCGACGCCATCCTGTTCGATTGCGACGGCGTGCTGGTCGACAGCGAACACCTCGTCAACCGGCTGATCTGGCAGATGCTCAACGAGCTCGGCATCGACATCAGCCTGGAGGACTCCACCCAGCGTTTCCTCGGCAAGGCCATCCGCGAAGAGCTGGATGCGATTGCCGCGATGCGGGGCGCGCCGCTGCCGCCCGACTGGCTGTCCGCCTTCCACGCCCGCCGCAACGCGCTGCTGGGCGCCGAAGTGGAGGCGGTGCCCCACGTGGCGCAGGCCATCGAGGCGCTGTCCGCGCTGGGCGTGCCGATGGCGGTCGCCTCCGGTGCCGACCGCGCGAAGGTCGAGCTGCAGCTCAACCGCACCGGCCTGATCCACCGCTTCCAGCCCGCCGATGCGCGCATCTTTTCCGCCACCGAGGTCGCGCGCAGCAAGCCCGCGCCCGATGTGTACCTGCTGGCCGCGCACCGGCTGGGCGTGGCGCCGTCGCGCTGCGTGGTGATCGAAGACAGCCCCACCGGCGTCACCGCCGGCCACACCGCCGGCATGACGGTGCTGGCCTATGCCGGCCGCAACGCGCCCGGCCCGCTGATGGCCGCCGGCGCCACGCACACCTTCACCGACATGCGCCACCTGCCGGCGCTGCTGGCATGA
- a CDS encoding YchJ family protein, with protein sequence MTGAVPALAATAACPCGAGAYGRCCGPFHAGDAVPATAEQLMRSRYSAYVLGDTVYLRRTWHPSTCPADLERSESDAPATRWLGLDLKRHAQQDPTHATVEFVARYKVGGRAHRLHETSRFVRLDASGAESPQGRWLYVDGDLT encoded by the coding sequence ATGACGGGCGCCGTGCCCGCCCTGGCCGCGACCGCGGCCTGCCCGTGCGGCGCCGGCGCCTACGGCCGCTGTTGCGGCCCGTTCCATGCGGGCGACGCGGTGCCGGCCACGGCCGAGCAGTTGATGCGCTCGCGCTACAGCGCTTACGTGCTGGGCGACACGGTCTACCTGCGCCGCACGTGGCATCCGTCCACCTGCCCCGCCGACCTGGAGCGCAGCGAGTCCGACGCCCCCGCCACGCGCTGGCTCGGCCTGGACCTCAAGCGCCATGCGCAGCAGGACCCGACCCACGCGACGGTGGAATTCGTCGCGCGCTACAAGGTGGGCGGACGCGCCCATCGCCTGCACGAAACCAGCCGCTTCGTCCGCCTGGATGCGAGCGGCGCCGAATCCCCGCAAGGCCGCTGGCTGTACGTCGACGGCGACCTGACCTGA
- a CDS encoding carboxyl transferase domain-containing protein translates to MPTLETKLNPRADDFKANADAMRALVADLRDKVARIAQGGGDDARAKHLARGKLLPRERVQQLLDPGTPFLEFSQLAAHGMYDDAAPGAGIITGIGRIAGQECVIVCNDATVKGGTYYPMTVKKHLRAQEVAEQNHLPCVYLVDSGGANLPNQDDVFPDRDHFGRIFYNQANLSSKGIPQIAVVMGSCTAGGAYVPAMSDESIIVKEQGTIFLAGPPLVKAATGEVVSAEDLGGADVHTRLSGVADYFANNDAHALAQARGIVAHLNRRKPEQVQIHAPVEPRYPAEELYGVIPTDTRKPFDVREVIARIVDDSAFDEFKARYGTTLVCGFARIWGYPVGIVANNGILFSEAALKGAHFIELCCQRKIPLVFLQNITGFMVGRKYENEGIAKNGAKMVTAVATAQVPKFTVIIGGSFGAGNYGMCGRAYSPRFLWMWPNARISVMGGEQAASVLATVRRDGIEARGGQWSADEEAAFKAPIREQYERQGHPYYASARLWDDGVIDPADTRSVLGLGLSASLNAPIGEMNFGVFRM, encoded by the coding sequence ATGCCGACACTCGAGACCAAGCTGAACCCACGTGCCGATGACTTCAAGGCCAACGCCGATGCCATGCGCGCGCTGGTGGCCGACCTGCGCGACAAGGTCGCCCGCATCGCCCAGGGCGGCGGCGACGATGCGCGCGCCAAGCACCTCGCGCGCGGCAAGCTGCTGCCGCGCGAGCGCGTGCAGCAACTGCTCGACCCCGGCACGCCGTTCCTGGAGTTCTCGCAACTGGCGGCCCACGGCATGTACGACGACGCCGCGCCCGGCGCCGGCATCATCACCGGCATCGGCCGCATCGCGGGGCAAGAGTGCGTGATCGTGTGCAACGACGCCACGGTCAAGGGCGGCACCTATTACCCGATGACGGTCAAGAAGCATCTGCGCGCGCAGGAAGTCGCCGAGCAGAACCACCTGCCCTGCGTCTACCTGGTCGACTCGGGCGGCGCCAACCTGCCCAACCAGGACGACGTCTTCCCCGACCGCGACCACTTCGGCCGCATCTTCTATAACCAGGCCAATCTGTCGTCCAAGGGCATCCCGCAGATCGCGGTGGTGATGGGCTCGTGCACGGCCGGCGGCGCGTATGTGCCGGCCATGAGCGACGAGTCGATCATCGTCAAGGAACAGGGCACCATCTTCCTGGCCGGCCCGCCGCTGGTGAAGGCCGCCACCGGCGAGGTGGTGAGCGCCGAAGACCTGGGCGGCGCCGATGTGCACACGCGCCTGTCGGGCGTGGCGGACTACTTCGCCAACAACGACGCGCACGCGCTGGCCCAGGCCCGCGGCATCGTCGCGCACCTGAACCGCCGCAAGCCGGAGCAGGTGCAGATCCACGCGCCGGTCGAGCCGCGCTATCCCGCAGAAGAGCTGTACGGCGTGATCCCGACCGACACGCGCAAGCCCTTCGACGTGCGCGAGGTGATCGCCCGCATCGTCGACGACTCGGCCTTCGATGAATTCAAGGCGCGCTACGGCACCACGCTGGTATGCGGCTTCGCCCGCATCTGGGGGTACCCGGTCGGCATCGTCGCCAACAACGGCATCCTGTTCTCGGAGGCGGCGCTCAAGGGCGCGCACTTCATCGAGCTGTGCTGCCAGCGCAAGATCCCGCTGGTGTTCCTGCAGAACATCACCGGCTTCATGGTCGGGCGCAAGTACGAGAACGAGGGCATCGCCAAGAACGGCGCCAAGATGGTGACGGCGGTGGCGACGGCGCAGGTGCCCAAGTTCACGGTCATCATCGGCGGCTCGTTCGGGGCGGGCAACTACGGCATGTGCGGGCGCGCGTATTCGCCGCGCTTCCTGTGGATGTGGCCGAACGCGCGCATCTCGGTGATGGGCGGCGAGCAGGCCGCGAGCGTACTCGCCACCGTGCGCCGCGACGGCATCGAGGCACGCGGCGGCCAATGGAGCGCGGACGAGGAAGCCGCCTTCAAGGCGCCGATCCGCGAACAGTACGAGCGCCAGGGCCATCCGTACTACGCCAGCGCGCGCCTGTGGGACGACGGCGTGATCGACCCGGCCGATACGCGCAGCGTGCTGGGCCTGGGGCTGTCGGCCAGCCTGAACGCACCGATCGGCGAGATGAATTTCGGCGTGTTCCGCATGTAA
- a CDS encoding dienelactone hydrolase family protein: MTNEHRSGWRRAWAALGCAVLLAAAAHAEDKLPAGMTEQVVDVPKSAGIFTVRLETTIFKPAGDGPFPLIVLNHGKSHGNPAFQGRARYSAQAAALVARGYVVALPMRQGFSKSGGAYIGGGCNVESNGIVQAEDVVATLDYMTQQPYVDRDRIVIMGQSHGGLTTLAFGTLAYPGVRGLVNFAGGLRNDTCVAWEDNLVRAFGNYGKQSHYPSLWFYGDNDSYWPKPLPERLFAAYTGAGGKARLVDYGTFQSDSHGMFGSRAGLGIWLPQVDAFLRELGLPSGPVSAAAPATTPASASADANKDTQ; this comes from the coding sequence GTGACCAACGAGCATCGGTCGGGATGGCGCCGCGCGTGGGCCGCGCTCGGCTGCGCGGTGCTGCTCGCGGCGGCCGCGCATGCGGAAGACAAGCTGCCGGCCGGCATGACCGAGCAAGTCGTGGACGTGCCCAAGTCCGCGGGCATCTTCACCGTCAGGCTGGAAACCACCATCTTCAAGCCGGCCGGCGACGGCCCCTTCCCGCTGATCGTGCTCAACCACGGCAAGTCGCACGGCAACCCGGCCTTCCAGGGCCGGGCCCGCTACAGCGCGCAGGCTGCCGCGCTGGTGGCGCGCGGCTACGTGGTGGCCTTGCCAATGCGCCAGGGGTTTTCCAAGTCGGGCGGCGCCTATATCGGCGGCGGCTGCAACGTGGAGTCCAACGGCATCGTGCAGGCCGAGGACGTGGTCGCCACGCTCGACTACATGACGCAGCAGCCGTACGTGGACCGCGACCGCATCGTCATCATGGGCCAGTCGCACGGCGGGCTGACGACGCTGGCGTTCGGCACGCTCGCTTACCCCGGCGTGCGCGGGCTGGTCAATTTCGCGGGCGGCCTGCGCAACGACACCTGCGTCGCCTGGGAAGACAACCTGGTGCGCGCCTTCGGCAACTACGGCAAGCAGTCGCACTACCCGTCGCTGTGGTTCTACGGCGACAACGACAGCTACTGGCCCAAGCCGCTGCCGGAGCGACTGTTCGCCGCCTACACGGGCGCGGGCGGCAAGGCCCGCCTGGTCGACTACGGCACCTTCCAGAGCGATTCGCACGGCATGTTCGGCAGCCGCGCCGGCCTGGGCATCTGGCTGCCGCAGGTGGATGCCTTCCTGCGCGAACTCGGCCTGCCGAGCGGCCCGGTCTCCGCCGCAGCACCGGCCACCACACCGGCCAGCGCATCGGCCGACGCCAACAAGGACACGCAATGA
- a CDS encoding enoyl-CoA hydratase/isomerase family protein has protein sequence MNAFETLAFAQRGAVATVTLNRPDVRNAFNETVIAELTGAFHALAKEDSVRAIVLAGRGPAFCAGADLNWMQTMAGYSDDENRADALRLAEMLRAIHACPKPVVARVHGDTYAGGVGLVSACDIVVAADSAHFCLSEAKLGLIPATISPYVIRALGEQASRRYFITAERFTAAEAHRLGLVHELASAEALDAKVDALTAALVANSPNAVRESKRLVREIAGAPIDDALLADTANRIAAIRASDEGREGVQSFLGKRKPNWLLPA, from the coding sequence ATGAACGCCTTCGAGACCCTCGCCTTCGCGCAGCGCGGCGCCGTGGCCACGGTCACGCTCAACCGGCCCGACGTGCGCAACGCCTTCAACGAGACCGTCATCGCCGAGCTGACCGGTGCGTTCCATGCCCTGGCGAAAGAAGACAGCGTGCGCGCCATCGTGCTGGCCGGCCGCGGCCCGGCCTTCTGCGCCGGTGCCGACCTGAACTGGATGCAGACGATGGCCGGCTACTCCGACGACGAGAACCGCGCCGACGCCCTGCGCCTGGCCGAGATGCTGCGCGCCATCCACGCCTGCCCGAAACCCGTGGTCGCCCGCGTGCACGGCGACACCTATGCGGGCGGCGTCGGCCTGGTGTCGGCCTGCGACATCGTCGTAGCGGCGGATAGCGCACACTTCTGCCTGTCCGAAGCCAAGCTCGGCCTGATTCCGGCTACCATCAGCCCCTACGTGATCCGCGCGCTGGGCGAACAGGCCTCGCGCCGCTACTTCATCACCGCCGAGCGCTTCACCGCGGCCGAGGCGCATCGCCTGGGCCTGGTCCACGAACTGGCCTCCGCCGAGGCGCTGGACGCCAAGGTGGACGCGCTCACCGCCGCGCTGGTGGCCAACAGCCCCAACGCGGTGCGGGAAAGCAAGCGGCTGGTGCGCGAGATCGCCGGCGCGCCGATCGACGACGCGCTGCTGGCCGACACCGCCAACCGCATCGCCGCCATCCGGGCCTCCGACGAGGGCCGCGAAGGCGTGCAGAGTTTCCTGGGCAAGCGCAAGCCGAACTGGCTGCTGCCGGCCTGA
- the bioB gene encoding biotin synthase BioB, whose amino-acid sequence MQHAPLNFVPDAAKVPPVPGQNPNARWSREAVEALFALPFNDLLFQAQQVHRANFDANAVQLSTLLSIKTGGCPEDCSYCPQSARYDTGVEAEKLMPIDAVLEAAARARQNGASRFCMGAAWRNPKPHQLDAVADMVRGVKAMGLETCVTLGMLKQEQAQQLKDAGLDYYNHNLDTAPEFYGEIITTRTYQDRLDTLGHVRDAGINVCCGGIVGLGESRHERAGLVAELANMEPYPDSVPINNLVKVEGTPLAGNEALDPFEFVRTIAVARITMPKAMVRLSAGREAMDDALQALCFMAGANSIFYGEKLLTTDNPEADADRKLLARLGMRVEVQDHLHQADGAQHSHAHSSHCHIDITPAD is encoded by the coding sequence ATGCAACACGCCCCGCTCAACTTCGTTCCCGACGCCGCCAAGGTGCCGCCCGTGCCCGGCCAGAACCCGAACGCGCGCTGGAGCCGCGAGGCCGTCGAAGCGCTGTTCGCGCTGCCGTTCAACGACCTGCTGTTCCAGGCACAGCAGGTGCACCGCGCCAACTTCGACGCCAACGCCGTGCAGCTCTCGACGCTGCTGTCGATCAAGACCGGCGGCTGCCCGGAGGATTGCTCCTACTGCCCGCAGTCGGCCCGCTACGACACCGGCGTCGAGGCCGAAAAGCTGATGCCGATCGACGCCGTGCTCGAAGCCGCCGCCCGCGCCAGGCAGAACGGCGCCAGCCGCTTCTGCATGGGCGCGGCCTGGCGCAACCCCAAGCCGCACCAGCTCGATGCCGTGGCCGACATGGTGCGCGGGGTCAAGGCGATGGGCCTGGAGACCTGCGTCACGCTCGGCATGCTCAAGCAGGAGCAGGCCCAGCAACTCAAGGACGCCGGCCTCGACTACTACAACCACAACCTCGACACCGCGCCCGAGTTCTACGGCGAGATCATCACCACGCGCACCTACCAGGACCGCCTCGACACTCTCGGGCACGTGCGCGATGCCGGCATCAACGTGTGCTGCGGCGGCATCGTCGGCCTGGGCGAATCGCGCCACGAACGCGCGGGGCTGGTCGCCGAGCTGGCCAACATGGAGCCGTATCCGGATTCGGTGCCGATCAACAACCTGGTGAAGGTCGAAGGCACGCCGCTGGCGGGCAACGAAGCGCTCGACCCGTTCGAATTCGTGCGCACCATCGCCGTGGCGCGGATCACCATGCCCAAGGCCATGGTACGGCTGTCCGCCGGCCGCGAAGCGATGGACGATGCCTTGCAGGCCCTGTGCTTCATGGCGGGTGCCAACTCGATCTTCTACGGCGAGAAGCTGCTGACGACCGACAACCCGGAGGCCGATGCCGACCGCAAGCTGCTGGCGCGGCTGGGGATGCGGGTGGAGGTGCAGGATCATCTGCATCAGGCGGATGGGGCGCAGCATTCGCATGCGCATTCGTCGCATTGCCATATCGACATTACGCCGGCGGATTGA